From the Edaphobacter bradus genome, the window GCCGAGCTTTGTGGGATAAATGTTCGCCGACGGAAAGAAGACGGGGATGAGAGCGGTGGTGAGGTCGTTTGCGGTGGACTGCGCATAGAAGGCGGTAAACTTGTTAGCTGAACCGGGATCCCACTCGATCTTCAGGTCACCTTGATTATTGACGCGGAAGGTCCGCTGAGTTCCCTGGAAGTTGTTCTGCAGAAGCCCGTCGACGGGCGCAGCGTTGGGCAGGGGATAAAGCTCGGGATGCGCAAAGAGATATTTCGCCACCGGATTGAGGATCGGGAGGCCTTTGTTTCCGGCGTATGGGGCAAAGTTGTTCTGCGAGTCGTACAGCTGGATGCCCTGAGTGAGGAGCGCGGAGAAATCTCCGTTGCGCATGGCCTGAGGGAGCACGCTGGCGCTGACGAGACCGCCGGTGTGGTAGCGCACGCCCTCGTAGTCGACGAAGAAAAAGAGCTTGTCGCGCAGAATCGGTCCGCCGAGCGTGCCGCCGAAGATGCTTTGCGTGTAGGTATTTCTTGGGATGATCGGCTGCGTATGCTTATTGGCCCAGGTATTTGCGTCGAGGTTGTAGTTCTCGAGATACCCGTAGGCCGAGCCGTGGTAATTTTTGGTGCCGGACTTGAGGATGGAGATGACCGCGCCGCCGTTCGCGTTACCGTAGGAGGCGGGAGCGTTGGCGGAGATGACCCGGACCTCAGCAAGGGCGTCGGGCGCTGGATTATAGGCGATGAGATTGTTTTGCGGCTCGTTCATGTCGGCGCCGTCGAGCGTGTAGTAGTTCGCCTGATTGCGGTTGCCGTTGATGGAGGCGATGCCGTTGTTGTAAGTGCTCCGCTCGAGGGCGTTCGGTCCGGTCAGGCCCGTGGGATCAGTGGCGACTGCGCCGGGCTGAAAGAGCGTCACCGAGGAGAAGTTGCGGCCGTTCAGCGGGATGTTCGCGATCTCGTTGGTGGAGAGCGTGATGCCGAGGGATGAGTCGTTTGTGTTCAGAATCGGCGCGACATTGTCCTGCACGTCGACGATCGTGTCGCTGGTGCCGACCGTCATGGTGGCGTTGATCTTTGCCGTCTGGTTGATCTCAATCGCGAAGGGTGGAATGGTCTGCGTGGAGAACCCAGACGCATAGATAGTTACGCGATAGGTGCCGATCGGCAGAAAACGAATGGTGTATGCACCTGAATCGTTCGTCTGGGCCTGTGTTTTTACGCCCGTGCCGGTATTTTCCGCGATGACCTGCGCGCCAGGGATGACGGCGCCACTGGGGTCGGACACGGCTCCGGTGATGGCGCCGGTGACCGTCTGCGCAAACATGGTCGAGGTGCACAACAGAGCCGCCAGCGCATATCCGGCCAAAGGAAAGAGTTTCGTTCTCATCGGTTCCTCACTTCTTGGTACTGGGTAAGCAATTGGTTCAAAAGAGGTAAATAAACGCCGGCATACGCGTCGGTTCCTATGAGGCTTGCCTCTTTGAAAACATTGCTGAAACGTGACGTGGCAAAGAATAGAAAGCCGGACAGAGAAATGTCAAGGAAGTAATCACAATTATGAAAAATATATGTACATATGCTCACTTTATTGGTTAAATGTCGCGTGTATCCTGATTCTGGCCCCCCCAGACGTTGGCTGTAGGAGGAAGGACCTCAAGTGGCTCCAAAGACCCTCGATCGCGCAAAACAGATCCTTCATCTGCTCCTGCAAAAGGGCACTAGCAGCATCGAAGACCTCGCCGCCACCGTCGATGCCTCACCGGCCAGCGTCCGCCGCGACCTCGTCAAGCTCGAGCAGCGGGGCCTAGTGCATCGCACCCACGGCGCCGTGGAGCTTGCAGGCAAGCTCACTTACGAGCCGTTCCGCTTCGATGCGGCCTTCCCTCTCCGCGAAGAACGGTTCGCCGATGAGAAGCGACGCATCGCGATAGCCGCCGCGGAGATGGTCGCGGAAGGCGATACGATTGCGCTCTCCCCCGGCACCACCACCACCCAGGTCGCTCGCAGCCTCCGCCACCGCGAGGGCATCCACATCGTCACCAGCGCGGTCAACATCGGCATGGAACTCTCCAGCCAGCCCAACGCCAAAGTCACTCTTACCGGAGGCTCTATCCGCTGGCCCGGCTCCTTCTCCATGGTCGGCGCCACTGCCTTCAACTCGATCCAGAAGCTCTACTTCGACAAGGTCTTCATGGGCGCAACCGGCGTCCACCCTGAATTCGGTCTCACCGTGATTGAGTCTGACGAAGCCCTCATCCTCGGCGAGATGGTCAAACACGCGAAGCAGGTCGTCGCCGTCGTGGACGCCAGCAAGTTGGGGATGGTCAGCGCCAACAAGGTCTGCGAGCCGGCGCAGATTCACACGATCATCACCGACGACAGCATCGATCCGGAAGTTGCTGAACTTTTTCGGCGCCAGCACATCCATGTGCTCGCCGTCTAACCCGATCCGTCCCTTGGTCCCGCTGCTGCTTTCCACGCTTTGAAACAGAACTTGGCGTCTTAATTCCTATCTGGTGCTAATCGCAACCGACGGCAGTTACTTTCATTTCAAAAATCCTTACCGGCTACTGGCCACCGGAAGATGACGAAATTTCGGAACACCAGAAACCTTCGGCGGTCTTGCACTGTAGGCCTGATTGAACATTCTCCTCAAGATTCCAAGCTCACGATCCACCACGCGGTGGCGGCATCACAACTGGTCGTATCGTTTACATCAACCAACTGAAACGGAGTCGCAAGGAGCAAACGCTCGTCCGTTTTGCAAAGTTTCGCGATTATCTCCATGTACCAGGTATGTCGTTTACCCTTCCCCTGCCGTATGCTCGCAGAGGCGCTAAGGCATCACTACGAGGCTTCTACGCCGCGAGATGCGACTCCAACCCTGTTACCCCTCCATCTCAGACCGGCTGGCAAGCAGATCGGCGCTCCCTGGCTTGGCTGGCATACTCTCAGACGGACCCACGCAACTCTGCTCTCGCAGGCAGGAGCCTCCCCCCAAGGACGCTCAGGCGCAGCTAGGGCACGCACACATGTCCAAAACGATGGACATTTACACCCAACCGACTCCGACCCATCAACGCGCAGCCGTCGAGAGAATGTCTCAATTGGCGACGATTGGTGACGAGTTGGCCGCATCCCAGAGGGAACCGCGGTTTGGTTCTCTTTGCATGAATGATTTGAATGGTAGGCACGAGCGGATTGAACCCACAGATGGACCCACGCTGGACGCGAACATAAACGCGGCATGAACGGCACCCAGCGAGTCCCCGCCTACTGTGCGGTTCTTCATGTCGTGAAGAAAAATAGAAAGACTGCATCCGCGTTGGAGCAGTACGTTTCGTAACGATGTCCAGCTTATCTAAGAGAAGCGATTCGAGCAGCGAGTCTTGATATCGATTGCGGCGGATCACTCAGAAAAAGGGATTTGCGCCAACTATTTTCCTGCTGCAACACCGGATTACTGGGTCAAGGTACAGACGAGAAAGTGAGCCAGCTCGGGCTTGCTAACTCGATGGAATCAAATTTGTTCCAGACGCAGATTAAAAACACCAAATGACGCCGATCAAATACGGGAAGGAAACGTGCAAGAGATAACAGGCGAGTGAGAGCCCGCACGGTCAACACCCGACAGCATCGCTCAAGCAACAACAGAAGCGGTCGATAGTAACAGTACGGTCGTGTGGGTTCTCCGGCGACTGCCAAGAAATCGAGCGGTCAACGCGGACACAGCTCACGATTGTTGCGGGTAATTTGCGGTCCTCTATATATGGGGCCAGAGCATGAGGGGATTGAATAGATGAGATGGGATAAGTACAGCTGGTGCCAAGGAGCTCCTAATCGATCGCGGTCTATAGTTGTTTCGCTCGGCCTTCGACGGCAGCACGGCTGACATCCTGCGACTGTATTTGAAAGGTTCTCGTTTGGCCATTCGGATAGCGGGTGCGATTTAGGCCGTCAGCTTTTCAAATGACCTAAACGCCTCCACTACCATCTTCGGCACCTCATCACGATTCCGCTTCGTCATCAGTTCATGCCCCCGTACCGGTGATCGGAAGCAGTTCAGTTTGTGCTGGGATGAGCTCCATCGCCGCTTCGATAGAGCCGAACCCATCCCGTGTGCCGTGAACAAACAGCGCAGGGGTCTGTAAGCTCGTAAAGTGCCCTGTCCGCAATTCACTAGGTCGTTGTGGTGGGTGGAGCGGGTACGAGAGCAGTAGAAGCCGATCAACGAGGCCGGGTTCAGACGCAGCAAGCATCGATGCCTGTCTCCCTCCGTACGAATGACCACCCAGGAAGACACGACCCGAAGTCTTTCGTCGCATAGCCACAATTGCCGCTCGAAGTCCAAGTTGGTCACGTTCTACACTACCGCGTGGCGGTGGGCCGTGCGGTCGCAACTGACGGAAGGGGAGATCACAACGAAGGACGGTCAACCCCGAGGCGCAGAACGCATCGGCAAGTGTCGCAAGAAGTGGAGAGTCGCAGTTCGCCCCCGCGCCGTGCGTCAAGACGAGACAATCCTTGCCCGAACCGATAGAGGGATGCAAAAACCCACGAACGGGTATTTCATTCGGTGGGGCATCTAAGAATTCTCGACAAGTGTTCATATTCACTGCCACACATTATGCCCTGGTTTTGATTCAATGCGGGTTGCGATGTCATTGCGGAGGACAGATGCTCAATCGGAGGTTACATGCCATTCCCGCTCGAACTTGGCGGAGGCTCGCAGAGTCTTATTGTGGAGTGCCGAGATAACCATTCCAGCCACGGGCTCTCGTATCTTTACGCCTGCCGTGAGAAGGGCTTCGAATGCAGCCCGGTAGTGCCGGTGTCCACTGCATCGCGGAAGCCTGCACCAGCAGAAAGTCGCGACATCCTCATATCCACACATGCACGTCCAGAGAAAGCCCGTCTGGAACTAGCGTTTATAGCAGTCGGTATCAGTGTCCCATCGCCACGGAAGAAGGTCTTAATGAGGTCGATTGGTATTGTTTCAAGAATAGCAGTGCCAATGAACGGACCCTCCAGTACAACCGCGATGCTACATTTAGACCGCAGCGTTTGTTCTGACAGGGCACAGATAAAGTGGCGAAACTCATAAGATTACTGTTAGCAGCGACACTGTTTGCCGATGCTATGGCAGGAGCACAGCAGGCATCTCACCCAATGCAGCTCGAATTTCATTCATCCAGCTCTTCGCTTGATGCGATGTTTCGATGGGCCCGCGGCCAGGCACTTGCTTATGTGGCTCCATCGTCGAGCTCCATCGGTCCGTGGTACGAGGCTGCTCTGCCTGGCCGCAATGCCTTCTGCATACGGGATGTCTCACACCAGACAGAGGGCGCAGTTGTGCTTGGGCTCTCTGCGGCAAACCACAATATGCTCGAGCGCTTCGCGACGTCCATTGACGAAAGGCGGGATTGGGCGGGCTATTGGGAGATCGACGGCGAAGGGCGCCCTTCCTCTGCGGACTACTCCTCGGATGACGACTTCTGGTTCAATCTGCCGGCAAACTTCGATGTGCTGGACGCTATTGTTCGTATGTGGCGTTGGACTGGCGATGATACGTATCGCGACGATCCCCGATTTCTCGAGTTCTTTCGTAGGACGGTCACTGACTATATCACCCGCTGGCAGCTTCAGCCTGAGACGATCCTTCATCGTCCACGCATCGCCAACCAGCGCCTGGAGAACGGGCGATTCGTCCATTCGCGCGGCATACCAAGCTATTCGGAAGGTCCGAAGGACTTTATATTCGGTGCCGATCTTCTGGCGGCCGAGTACCGCGCTCTTCGTTCATTTCAGGAGATTGCAGTTACACCCCAGGACAAAGCTCTCGCAGCTTCCGCACAGTCGGTGGCGAACAAGGTACAGCAGTTGCTTGAGCGCGTCGCGTGGTCGCAAAGCCAACAGCATTATCTTGGAGTCATTCGACAGGATGAGAGCGGCTTTGAGTCCGGAGACGTCATGACACTGTATTTTGGAGCGGCAAAAGATCCTGATCACCTGCGTGGCGCGCTTGACTATATCTCTTCACCGAAGTATTGGCAGAAGATCAATATCGAAGAGGAAAGTTATGCCCCGCTCTTGCTCTTCCGCTATGGGCGGACCGAGCTTGCCTACCGGATCCTGACCGATCTCAGCAGACCGGGAAAACCTCGCCGCGAATACCCCGAGGTCTCTTACGCAGTCATCGCGGCTGTTGTTGGAGGGACGATGGGGGTTGCGCCGTCGCGATCTGGCGAACCCTTCGACGTTCAAACGTTGGCTCAGCTTCCCAGTGCTGGTGACGATGCATCGCTCCAGTCGCTTCCTTTTCGCAGCAACCTGCTTGACATCAAACACACTGGATCCTTGAGCAGCAGTCTCAGCAACCGTTCAGGACCGGCATTACGCTGGCAAGCTGTGTTCCAGGGAACGGTGCGCCGGCTCAAGGTGGATGGAAAGGCAGTACTTGCCAGGCATGATGCCTTGCCGGGCGGAATGGCGGTGAGCTCGGTTACGGCCACTGTATCCCCTGGCACTACTGTCATCGTCAGCAGGTTGGAGAAGTAGAATAGATGCACCGGCACGCTAGCGCGAGCCGCTATTGACGTCGTCTCAGGACCCGGCTGTCCACTTGTTCGGTGACTCTTCAGACTGCTATGATGGCCCCTCAGCGAAAGACAGGCCATCTTGGAACATACTGATTCTTCAATGAGTATCCAAGGAAGCGCTCCCGGTGTCGGGCAGTGTGAGGACCAGGTGCGCCGGGTGCTCCGGTCTACCACTTTCCGTAATGCCATGACTCTGCAGCAGCTCTTAAGTTTTCTTGCCTCTCGTTCGATCGCAGGAGCCGCGGAAAACCTCAAGGAATACACAATTGGAGTGGAAGCGCTTGGCCGTAAAAGCGATTTCGATCCCAAGATCGATCCGATCGTCAGGGTGCAAAGCCATCGCTTGCGAGTCAAGCTTAAGGAGTACTACGAGGTCGAAGGGAAGCATGATCCCATCCTGATCCAGATCCCCAAAGGGCATTACCTCCCTACCTTCGAGGTGGTTTCATCAGTTCAAGCGCGCACGGAGTCAATAGGCTCGGAGATTGTCGCATCCGATCCTCTGCTGGCAGACGGAGATGGGGGCCGTCACCATCAGACCGCGAGTCCTCGTTCTGTTGAGAGGAATCAAGGCGTGGCGAAACGGTGGACCCGGCCGCAGGCGATATTCCTTGTAGCCATGTTGGCGGTATTTTCGGTCGCCGGATACTGGTTGGGACGCTTGCGGTCCAACAGCCCTTCGGAATCAGCTTTCACCGCCGTCTCCGCTTCGACTTCGCATGATCGGAAACCTCACGATTCAGCCGAGTTGTTCTGGTGGAAGTTTCTCGATAACGATATGTCGCCGGTAATTGGATACCCCGATGCGGTGTTCCTGCTTGATGACTCAAACGACCTCTTCCGCTTCCGGCATGGGGCCAGCGATAACCGGGGCGCAGTCGTCGATCCACATCTCGCGCGCCAGTTTGCCTCGAATTCCAAACTCGTTGGCTTGGCTGGCCCTCTTTATTACGAGAATGGCTACACCGGAACAGGAGAGCTGGAATCGATCGCGATGTTATCGGGACTTCTGAACCGCATCGGCGCTAAGCCAATTATCAAAGCGTCGCGCGATATTACGCCAGATGACCTGGACCGGCATAATGTGATCCTTCTGGGATCTCCCTTTCAAAACGTTGCCGTAGCCCAGCTGCTGACGGCCGGAGATTTCTCCTTCAGGAATCCTGATGAGCGACACGAACAGTGGAGAGCTCAGATTATCGATACCCATCCAGCAGATGGAGATAAGGCCGTCTATACCACGGAGCGAGATGCCTCCACACGCATGCTGACGACCGACTATAGTCTCATCACGCTCACCTCCGGAGTAACTCAGGGGCGGCGCATCGCGTTTCTTGGGGGTCTGGACACCAAGGGAACCCAGGGAGCGACGATGTTTGCCACTTCATCGTCCGGCGTGGAGCAGATTGAGAAGGCGCTGGCACCTGCCTCAAGCAATCGCGAAAATCCCACCGCCTTTCAGGCGCTGGTACGCGTGAGACTGGCTAAGGGGTATCAGGTATTAGGTTCAGATCTGGTCGCTGTACGACCTCTCGTGCCAGCAGACGCATCGCTAGTCAAAGACAAACCTACGTTATCAAGGCACTGAGTTCTCTCAATGTCGAAATCAGGAAGCTTGCCCTGATCCGTTGTTTTTGGACTCATCTAGCTCTTGCCATTCCCTTGCTGAACCTGTTTCAGGAGTTGTTGCTGCAAAATTCTGCCAGAATACTCTAAAACATCATGTAACAACGCTTGTAACGTAGCTGAAACACGCCTTCAATCGAGTGCGAAACATATACGTGTCAGTTATTTGTATCCCTTGCGTAACTAGTCATCCGTCGATTCTCTTCAGTAGGGTTGCGAACGCTGAACAAACCCAGAAGGGCCCCCTTCTATCGATATCCGGTAAATACGTGGTGTCGCATAGGGGCGGGACAAACAGGAAAGAAATTACTGGAGGAGGCTGATTGATGCGCAACCCATATCAAGGCACTAGAACCACTACCCCCGAGTGGTCGACCACATTGATGCAGGCAACAAAGGCTGTCCTTTTGATCTGTCTACTCGTTGCGATCCCCGTTGCTTTGGCCCAAGGTGTCAGCGGACGCATTGTCGGTACAGTTGTGGACCCAACAGGTGCCGTTCTCGCCAATGCCACCATAGCCATCTCCAACCAGGACACAGGCGCCATCACCAAAGTGACGACCAACGGCAGCGGCCAGTACAGGGCCGATACCCTCCGTCCAGGCAACTACCAGATTAAGATTGAGGCCCCCGGTCTGCAGACGATCGTCTCCAACGGCAATGTGGTCACGGTCGACAATGCAACGGTCGTTGATATCACCATGAAGGTCGGCTCCACCAGCGACACCGTGGTGGTCTCATCAGCGAGTCCGCTCATTGATACTACGAGCTCCTCGCTGGGTGAAGTTCTCAATGCCAACGACATCACAAGCCTTCCGCTAAACGGGCGTGTCTTCTCACAACTGGTTCAAACCGTTCCTGGGTCGGTCGCCGCAGGATTTGGCAGCGCGCCAGAGGCGGCTGCCGGAGCCGGCAGTTCAGGTTCGATCACTGCCAGCGTCAACGGAATGCCATGGGGAGGAACCACCTACACGTTGGACGGCGTGAACAATATGGAGCTGCTGAACGCCTTTATCAATGTCACTCCGCCGCTCGATGCCATCCAGGAGCTGAAGATCTCAACCAACAACGCCGACATCACCGTAGGGACCTATGGAGGAGCGCAGGTAAACGCCTTTCTTAAATCTGGCACCAACGCATTCCACGGCTCGGCGTATGAGTTCTTCCGCGACGATGCCTTAAACGCATATAAGTGGAGAGCCAAATCGAAGGCGCCCTATCGAGCCAATCAGTTCGGCGGCTCGATCGGCGGGCCGATCATTCACAACAAGGCATTCTTCTTTGCGGACTATCAGGGACTGCTGCTGCGTAACGGGATCAGCTACATTCTGACGGTTCCCACTGACCTGATGAAGCAGGGGACCTTCCTCAAGAGCCAGTTCCCAGCCGCCATCTATGATCCCACGACCGGGGCGCCCTTCCCCACAGTCACCACGCCCCAAGGTGATGCCTGGCAGATACCGCGGGCACGGTTCGATAAGGTCTCCGCCAACATGGTCAATGGCAATACCATCTGGCCGACGGCGACCAACCAGAACGCAATCAGCAACAATTTCAACGCCAACACCGTTGAACCAGACAACAATCACCAGTTCGACGTGAAGGGCGATTACCAGTTCGGCCCAAGCGATCGTATCTTCGTGCGCGAATCCTACCAGCGCCGCGACCTCACAGCGCCTTCACCCGGAACACGTTTCATCCAGATCGGCGACGTGAATGCAACCACGCGCGATCACAATGCTGCCATCGGCTACAGCCACATCTTCTCGACCAGCATGGTCAACGAGCTGCGCCTCGGCTTCAACCGTTTCTATACCCTCGACTTCGGCAATGACTACGGAACCAACCAGAACACCGCAGTCGGTATCCCGAACGGCAACGATGCCGCCTTTGGGGCCACGGGATTCGGCAACTTCTCCATCGGCAACATCGTCCAGACCGGCTCGCAGGGATGGACCAACTCGCACCGCATCAGCAACTCCTACCAGTTGACCGACAACCTCACCAAAGCGTGGGGTTCGCATACCTTTACCTTTGGTGAAGACTTTCGCCGGTTGCAGGCTTCGCTGACTAACTCCGATGCCAACAAGAACGGCGATTTCAGCTATATCTCCGACTACACCAGCAGCTGCACCATGCAGCCCAACTGTTCCAATCCCACAGGAGGCAATCAGTTCGCAAGCTTCCTGCTTGGAATGCCGTCAAGCACCGATCGCGGATATGTTGCCACAAAGCCGGCGACACGTGCGACCCTGCTCGGTGTCTATGCGCAGGATCAGTACCGTATCCGAAGAAATCTGACATTGATCCTGGCGCTTCGCTGGGACTTGATTACTGCTGCGATCGACAAGAACAACAAACAGTCCAACTTCAACCTGGTTACGGGCATGCTTGAATTCGCGACCGATGGAAACCGTGCGCCGAACGTCGACAACTACTATGGGGGCTACTCTCCTCGTGTCGGTTTCGCGTATACACCAGCAGGCAACAACACAACCGTCAGCGGCGCATTTGGTGTCACGCACTTTCCGGGAAACTTCGGCGCCATGGGTGGATTCCTCGAGCGTAACTTTCCGTTCTTCGAGGTCTTTAACTCTCCCGCGCAGCAGCGGAACGTTCCACTTCCGTCTATCAGCGTAACCGGCCTTCCTCAATATGTACCGACGCCAATCACCGCGCCTGTCCAACCGCCACCCGGCGTTGGAGTCTCTCTGATGGCGAGAAACTTCCAGCCTGACTTGGCCTATGCATGGAACCTCGGGGTGCAGCAGAGGCTCACTAACTCCGCCTCGTTCAGCATCACGTATGTCGGAACCCGCGGCGTTCACCTGTTCCGCCGGTACAACATCAACACGCCTCCGCCAGGAAACACGCCCTTCAACTCCCGGCTTCCTTACAAGTATTTCAACAGCCAGGGTCAGCAGTATGCGACCAACATCGGATATGCAACAGCCGACGGCTCCTCCATGTATCACGGCCTCCAGACCGAGTTCAAGATGAGCCTGATGCATGGCCTGACTGGCCGGGTGAACTATACATGGTCGAAGGAGATCGACGATATGAGCGTGTGGTGGCCTCTTAATGACCGCTACAACCGGGGCGAAGGCACCAATCAGGCCCCAAACATCCCCCAGAACTTCATCGCCAGTCTTGTCTACAAGCTTCCCTTCGGTCGCGGTGAGCGCTGGATGGCGGGAGCATCGCGGCCTGCGCAAATTCTGGTAGGGGGATGGCAGCTGAGCACCTTCACCAGGCTGCAATCAGGCTCGCCGCTGACGTTCAACGCCGCATTCGACAACCTGGGAAGCGGCGTAACCAACCGCGCCAACGTGACCTGCTCCTCGGTAAGGACTATCGGCTCCGTGTCGAAGTGGTTCGATACAAGCTGCTTCGTAACGCCCGGGCCGCTTCTGCTGGGCAACTCAGGATCGGGAAAGGTGCATGGTCCGCGCTTCTACAACGCAGATCTATCGCTATCGAAGACCGAGACGATTCATGAACAAGTGAAGATCACCGTCCAGGCCGACGCCTTCAACGTGTCCAACACTCCGCACTACTCCAATCCGGATACCAACCTCTCGCACTCCAACTTCGGACAGATCAGCGGAGCCAACGGCATCCCCAGGCAGTTCCAGTTGGGGGCCCATCTCACCTTCTAACTCCCGACAGCAGCAGGCGCAGCGCATCGCGACGAACGGATGGGCAGAAGCGCTTGCTGCTCCTTACTCTTCATCCCCTTAACACGTCGCCTCGCGGTGCCGAATCGACGTGCCCCTACGGAAAGGAACTTACAGGATGCTGGACAGAAGGAACTTTCTGACAGGAGCCGCAGCCACTGTGTTGACGGTCCGCAAAGCGCTCGGCGCACCTCAGCGCAAGTCAGAGCGGAAAGACAACTTGATACCGTCGCAGCCAGGAAAGGCTCCGAACTACTGGTGCACGTGGGCTGCGCAGAACTATATGTACGGTCACCGTCTGCCGCACCTGGACCCTTCTATCCTCGAAGGAGACTCGGGAGGCGCGCTGGCACGCGAAGCAATCGGCGAACAACAACTATTCGGCATCAATGGCTGGGCGAAATCGTTCTACCCGCAGGTCCGAAGCGACGCTTATTTGCTGCTCGATGACGGATGGGAGACTGGTGGGACCGCTACCTTCGAACTGGACCCGAAGAAATTTCCATCCTTCTCTGGTGCACCCGTGGAGCGGATGGCTGCCTTAAACCGCAAGGCTCGCCAGGAGCAATGGCGCGGCATCGCTTTGTGGTGCCGTAACCCTCCGGGCGGAGAGGCAGACAGGCGCCTCGAAGACTGGAGCGCAAAGGCAGATATCGGCTACTGGAAGATCGACATTGGCGATCCATCCTTTCGTCTGACTGCACTGCGTGACCAGACGCGCCTTCCACTCACGTTGGAGCACGTACATGGCGAGCTGCCTGTTAATGGAGATTGGCGCAACGATGGCAGATTCGGCTCGCAGCCCTGGGGTTCGCGTCGTCTGGATATTCTCGCTCACACCGATGTCTACCGCACCTATGACGTCACTTCGATCCTCTCACTGCCCACAACTCTTGATCGGGTCGCAGAGATGCTGAAAGGGGCAGAGGGTCACCCTGAGGTATCCAGCCTGCTCAACGTTGAAGATGAAGTGTATGTCGCTGCCGTTCTTGGCTGCACGATGGGTATCCTTCGTCATCCGCTCGAGGGCCTGCGTCCCGGACCGGACGCGGATCTCTTCTTTAATGGTCCGCGGCGTGCAAAGCGGCGTATGGACGAGGTTGTCCGCGCCTTGAGATGGCAGCGGCTGGCGCAACCTTTCTCGCCCGGGTCGG encodes:
- a CDS encoding DeoR/GlpR family DNA-binding transcription regulator, yielding MAPKTLDRAKQILHLLLQKGTSSIEDLAATVDASPASVRRDLVKLEQRGLVHRTHGAVELAGKLTYEPFRFDAAFPLREERFADEKRRIAIAAAEMVAEGDTIALSPGTTTTQVARSLRHREGIHIVTSAVNIGMELSSQPNAKVTLTGGSIRWPGSFSMVGATAFNSIQKLYFDKVFMGATGVHPEFGLTVIESDEALILGEMVKHAKQVVAVVDASKLGMVSANKVCEPAQIHTIITDDSIDPEVAELFRRQHIHVLAV
- a CDS encoding alpha/beta hydrolase family protein, giving the protein MNTCREFLDAPPNEIPVRGFLHPSIGSGKDCLVLTHGAGANCDSPLLATLADAFCASGLTVLRCDLPFRQLRPHGPPPRGSVERDQLGLRAAIVAMRRKTSGRVFLGGHSYGGRQASMLAASEPGLVDRLLLLSYPLHPPQRPSELRTGHFTSLQTPALFVHGTRDGFGSIEAAMELIPAQTELLPITGTGA
- a CDS encoding carboxypeptidase regulatory-like domain-containing protein — its product is MRNPYQGTRTTTPEWSTTLMQATKAVLLICLLVAIPVALAQGVSGRIVGTVVDPTGAVLANATIAISNQDTGAITKVTTNGSGQYRADTLRPGNYQIKIEAPGLQTIVSNGNVVTVDNATVVDITMKVGSTSDTVVVSSASPLIDTTSSSLGEVLNANDITSLPLNGRVFSQLVQTVPGSVAAGFGSAPEAAAGAGSSGSITASVNGMPWGGTTYTLDGVNNMELLNAFINVTPPLDAIQELKISTNNADITVGTYGGAQVNAFLKSGTNAFHGSAYEFFRDDALNAYKWRAKSKAPYRANQFGGSIGGPIIHNKAFFFADYQGLLLRNGISYILTVPTDLMKQGTFLKSQFPAAIYDPTTGAPFPTVTTPQGDAWQIPRARFDKVSANMVNGNTIWPTATNQNAISNNFNANTVEPDNNHQFDVKGDYQFGPSDRIFVRESYQRRDLTAPSPGTRFIQIGDVNATTRDHNAAIGYSHIFSTSMVNELRLGFNRFYTLDFGNDYGTNQNTAVGIPNGNDAAFGATGFGNFSIGNIVQTGSQGWTNSHRISNSYQLTDNLTKAWGSHTFTFGEDFRRLQASLTNSDANKNGDFSYISDYTSSCTMQPNCSNPTGGNQFASFLLGMPSSTDRGYVATKPATRATLLGVYAQDQYRIRRNLTLILALRWDLITAAIDKNNKQSNFNLVTGMLEFATDGNRAPNVDNYYGGYSPRVGFAYTPAGNNTTVSGAFGVTHFPGNFGAMGGFLERNFPFFEVFNSPAQQRNVPLPSISVTGLPQYVPTPITAPVQPPPGVGVSLMARNFQPDLAYAWNLGVQQRLTNSASFSITYVGTRGVHLFRRYNINTPPPGNTPFNSRLPYKYFNSQGQQYATNIGYATADGSSMYHGLQTEFKMSLMHGLTGRVNYTWSKEIDDMSVWWPLNDRYNRGEGTNQAPNIPQNFIASLVYKLPFGRGERWMAGASRPAQILVGGWQLSTFTRLQSGSPLTFNAAFDNLGSGVTNRANVTCSSVRTIGSVSKWFDTSCFVTPGPLLLGNSGSGKVHGPRFYNADLSLSKTETIHEQVKITVQADAFNVSNTPHYSNPDTNLSHSNFGQISGANGIPRQFQLGAHLTF